The Glycine max cultivar Williams 82 chromosome 17, Glycine_max_v4.0, whole genome shotgun sequence genome contains the following window.
TAACAAAACTTAGACATGGTATAAAACTTTACTTCATATTTCCACTATTCTTTATCTTAGTTTTAAATTAGTATAGCTCTACTTTCATTAGTTGGTTTTAACATCACTGAGAAAACTGTTATAGGAAGAAGCACAGGTGCAGGTATGGGAAGGGTACGTAGATTGGAGGAACAAGCCAGCCATAAAAGGACATCATGGTGGCATGCTTGCTGCTTCCTTTGTTTTGGGTAAGTACTGTCTGACCACACTTTTCTTGTTTCTCTTGAGTTGTTGGTCACAATGTTATGATATATAGGTACGTAATTGGAAACCAATAAATCTTTTagctacatatatataattcttttaactatatttttttctctttcacaaAATTGCTATATTGTTTTTGGTATGCATGCATAACATGTTTCCTAATTTTTCCCACATGGCAAATTAACCACAGCCGCGGAGGTATTGGAGAACCTAGCATTTCTTGCCAATGCAAGCAACCTTGTTTTATATCTGTCCAAGTTTATGCACTTTTCACCATCCACCTCTGCCAACATTGTCACTGACTTCATGGGAACAGCCTTCCTCCTTGCCATTCTTGGTGGATTTCTAGCTGATGCGTTTATCACCACTTACTCCATCTATCTCATAAGTGCTGTGATAGAATTCATGGTAAGTTACCATCATAATTAAGCTTCTATCTTTCCCTTTTAGTGTCAAAGTTAGTACACTAGCTTTGCAGGAAAAAAGCTTCAAAACTTCCAAATTATTCGGAATAAGTGTTTGAATTAACACTCACGTGTcaataataaaaagtgaaaaaagaaaaagagaagctaaatttaGGGTGAAAAACCTTTTACCACCTATAGATTGTACTTCTAGGTAGATAATTACCCAAGAAGAGAGGAATCTCCACGGTAATCAATGATAATATTGATTACGGTCATGAGACAAACCACATGGTCAAGATTTTGATAGACTTTCACTTATGTACTACAGTACAAGTATCCCCACATGATGGGGCCCTTTTTCCATCCTCAACCaactcaaaaattaaaataacagaagagaaagaaagacaaaagAAGCATGATCATTATTTATTGCGATTAGATGCCGGTCACAAAACTGGAAGCAAGGTTCAATCATGCTTAACCATGACATAATTAACCCAGGTTCTTTGAGTTAGCATACCACTATTCCTCAGTATAAAACAGTAAAACAAATGAACCTCAAATTGAAccaattttcaaaatagtttcaTCATATCATATGAATGATTTATCAAACGTCAAAATAGCAACTTCACCAAAGAATAAGCATGCCatgaatagatcaaatatgCTAACTTTTCACAAATAATTGAAGATCAAATAGAGGCATTTTCCTGCTGCAGTTATCAAGATTATAATTAcagatatatattttaaacgTGAAACTACTTGATGGAAACATCAGGGTTTATTAATGCTCACAATACAAGCTCACAAGCCATCACTGAAACCACCAAACTGCGTAATTGGAAACACCGACAGTCCATGCGATAAAATCCATGGTGGGGACGCAGTTATGCTGTTTGCAGGCCTCTATCTAGTGGCTCTGGGCGTTGGAGGTATAAAAGGTTCTCTTCCTCCTCATGGAGCTGAGCAGTTTGATGAGAACACTCCAGAGGGAAGGAAGCAGAGATcttcatttttcaattacttTGTTTTCAGCCTGTCTTGTGGAGCATTAATTGCAGTAACTTTTGTGGTATGGATTGAAGACAACAAGGGATGGAAGTGGGGTTTAGTGGTCTCAACTGCATCAATACTTCTCTCCATTCCAGTTTTTCTTCTTGGCTCTCACAAGTACAGGACCAAGATTCCAGCAGGAAGCCCCATCACATCCATGTTCAAGGTatacttaattaaaataagtattcaTTTGCTCCTTATACTTGTCtcttttttaagttttagttcCTACTCACAAGAAAACtgtaatttttaattcctaattaagCATGCATAAAAGTTAAGTCTTGGTCTTAATTTCTGGCGGTATAGAATCACTATAGAAACTTTCTTACGAGGTGATAAACtgctacaaaaaaaatgtttaggaGCTAATTATAAAACTTACTATTTTTGCTGTGTAGgaactaaaacttaaaatgaaaattaagtaTAGGAACCAAACGAGTGCCTGTTCGGTTTGCAGTTGTAAACGTAGTAGCATGCATTCCAATACAAATTCAATGGATGGATAAAAGTGAAATGAAAGCAAAAGTTAGGGTCCTGTTAGCAGAATGACTTTTGTCTCTAACGTAATTTTGTAATGGATTTCCAAACATACTCTGAATCGTTTAAACAATTAAGTAACAACTACTAAAAAATATGGGGAGTTGACtagtaaaataaaatgctaaagaaattttgaatttgctgTGCTGAAGGTTCTTGTTGCAGCAATTTGCAACAACTGCAAAGCCAAGAATTCAAGCAATGCTGTCATAAGCATGACTACAGGTCCATCTCATGCAACTGAAAGGAAAGATGGAGAGGAACAAAGTAAGACTAGAAAAGAGGTTGTTCCAGGCCAAACTCTAACCGACAACCTTAAATTCCTCAACAAAGCAGTGATGGAACCAGCAGTTCACCCAATGTTAGAGTGCACAGTAAAGGAAGTGGAAGAGGTGAAGATTGTGGCAAGGATTCTTCCCATATTCATGTCCACCATAATGCTAAACTGTTGCCTAGCTCAGCTATCTACCTTCTCAGTTCAACAGTCAGCCACTATGAACACCATGCTTGGTTCCTTCAAGGTCCCACCAGCTTCTCTGCCTGTGTTCCCTGTCCTCTTCATCATGATCCTTGCACCACTCTACAACCACATCATTGTCCCATTTGCAAGAAAAGCAACCAAAACTGAAATGGGAATCACACACCTACAAAGAATAGGGACAGGCCTTTTCCTCTCCATCGTGGCAATGGCTGTGGCAGCATTGGTGGAAACTAAGAGAAAGAAAACTGCTACAAAGTTTGGTTTGTTGGACTCACCCAAAGTACCACTCCCCATAACATTCCTTTGGGTGGCATTGCAATATATCTTTCTTGGTTCCGCTGATCTATTCACTTTGGCCGGCATGATGGAGTTCTTCTTCACAGAGGCACCATGGAGCATGAGGTCTTTGGCCACAGCACTCTCATGGGCCTCACTGGCCATGGGGTACTTCCTCAGCACTGTTCTTGTGTCCACCATCAATAAGGTCACTGGTGCTTTTGGATCACACACGCCATGGCTCTTGGGTGCCAACTTGAACCATTATCACCTCGAGAGGTTTTACTGGTTGATGTGTGCGCTCAGTGGACTCAACTTCGTTCATTTTCTCTTCTGGGCTAATTCCTACAAATACAGATGTTCAACTAAGCCTGGATAAACTAGCTAGAACGTACAAACCTACGTACATATATACTTAATGCGTGTTTGGATATAAtgctaaaagtatttttaagaatttttctgttgaatttttatttatatttttagtagaaaaactcttaaaaataCTTCTAACTATTATATCCAAATAGATTTTAATCATAGTTTGTGATTGGTACTAataatgaaatgataagtgAGATAGAGTGACCCCTACCTACTCCATCCTCGTTTACCTATAACATGTCCATGAGCTACGTGCATAGACCAATATTGGTGCAACTATATATTAATTCCACTCTAGTAGTACTATTACTTGGTGCAGTGTATACCTAGTTGTAATTTTAAAGTAATCCATATATTGCCCATTATGAATATGatgataaaatcaaatttcatgATCCTAAATCTTAAATTCTTCTTTTGGATTTTCAATATTAAAGTATAATCGCTATATTTCGATATCTAATGATGATGTAAATGGAGTAATATAACTAATGTAAATTTAacattttcctaaaaaaaaatgatgaaatgaaaaaagaaaaacatataaatataaaaatgtttattatatatatatatataaatataaaaaatttttaATATCCATCCTAATTGATGTGCATTAGTAATTTactatttaatacaaaaaatttagactaaaaaatcattaaatatttttcttttcaaaaattaaccCAAAGACATTATCGtactttattatttaacttaaaaaaaatctctctctctatataaaagAGAATCCTGGAAAATAcataggagaaagaaaaaatgattttttttatttttaaattaaatgataaaatatcataatatatatccttaaattaaattttgaaaaacaaaacaaccaataattttatagtccaattaattttttttacattaaatgtTAATGCACTCCAACTAGGTTAAATATTAGCAtttcccatatatatatatatatatatatatatatatatatatatattcaaatattttttaaataaaattaaaatccaaaatGATATATAACATCAACAAGAGATGTGTAGCTGATCACCATGTGGAAGTCATGCACGTATGATGCACAATAtcacttttcataaaatttgtgatatttagatttttcagTTTGTAACTATTTATTTCGTGAAAGATATTTCAAAAGAATGAGAATGATGCTCAAGGAATGCGATATCACCGCGAACGTGTGATACATAATTAAACTTCATGGACTGAGTACGAAAATAAAAGCATGAGAGTGATGGCATggatttcatttttcatttattacacATTCCATGTAAACTTAAAACTTTTAgccttttatctttaatttgagATCACATTTGATCTTAAAGCAATTCTGAATTTATGAGTTGTTTGAGTAATACTTAAAGTTCTTCTATTAGATTTAGATTCTTAACTTCAACTGTGAATCATCAATtcacataaaattatttcagtTTAATTAAATCTTGAGTTTCAAATATGTAGTTGAGTTTTTTTATGagtatgaaaatacaaaagaaaaacagagaaagaaagCTAAGGCATAGGAAACAAGTTGCCCACAGCGTCAGCTTCCACAAAAGGACTAACAACACCAGCAATACAAAACTATACAAATGTTGCTGAAATGTGTTACTTTGTTAAATActcggaagaagaagaaaaagagtttTGTTGTTCAAAGAGTTGGCTCTAGGACAAAGTAATTAAAGCTTATGTTTTAGGTTCattagcaaaaaaatatttcttattagtacttataaagtaaaaaaactcGTATGTTGATAAAATGAcacataaatcaataaaaaggtCCAACacgtttaaaataaaaaaaaatcttttaaaatttattttaggtttCGTTTATTTGGCTCGGGCTGGCTGGAGttgatcaaaataattcttatttgAATTGAATTACATTCTTAAGGGATAGccttgcttttaaaaaaatgataaaaaagaatgaaaataacaaataatattttttggaaaatCAACCCCCAAAACAGATTTCAAATGAAGGGaaggatcaaattgaatcaaatttaaaagattagtgactaaattgatttttataaaatataaaggatAAAACTGAatctaaatgaaaatataaaagattaaaagtgtaagttaacaaatatattcatatttattatatttaaattttttgaaaatttaatacaattattatATCACTATTATTCCCTAGAGGTAAATAAACTCATTGTAGATTTTGAAGCCAACACTTACTCAATCAAACATAACACTCATCCTGCTCAACTAATAATCCAAATATATCTCATAATTTGGGATGAgacacaaatgataaaaaaaaattgtacatagGAAAGAAcataaaagtacaaaaaaaagCTACTGACAAAGGGTAGAAATGCCGAATTTGTCAGCAAAAGAAGCATAAAGAAGTGGACTAGGACACAAGCTCCAAATCTATAAATGATGATTCGAGACGAATCTTTGTCTGGTAAGCCACTCAGCACACTGGTTCACTTCTTTGTACGTATGCTTGAGCCTGATCTCCCATGCAATGTGTAAGAATGCAATGTACAACGAAATATGTAATAATCTTTGTTAGTGTAATTACACataatcttaatatatttaatgaatattttatattttatagacAGATAATATAAACAAATCATATGTCAAATATACCTATCTAAAATTGCATAATATGTTAATTTCAGGTGTCTaaacattttcaattaaaattataattaatgatttttcttaattttaatgtaatt
Protein-coding sequences here:
- the LOC100802175 gene encoding protein NRT1/ PTR FAMILY 4.6, producing the protein MEEAQVQVWEGYVDWRNKPAIKGHHGGMLAASFVLAAEVLENLAFLANASNLVLYLSKFMHFSPSTSANIVTDFMGTAFLLAILGGFLADAFITTYSIYLISAVIEFMGLLMLTIQAHKPSLKPPNCVIGNTDSPCDKIHGGDAVMLFAGLYLVALGVGGIKGSLPPHGAEQFDENTPEGRKQRSSFFNYFVFSLSCGALIAVTFVVWIEDNKGWKWGLVVSTASILLSIPVFLLGSHKYRTKIPAGSPITSMFKVLVAAICNNCKAKNSSNAVISMTTGPSHATERKDGEEQSKTRKEVVPGQTLTDNLKFLNKAVMEPAVHPMLECTVKEVEEVKIVARILPIFMSTIMLNCCLAQLSTFSVQQSATMNTMLGSFKVPPASLPVFPVLFIMILAPLYNHIIVPFARKATKTEMGITHLQRIGTGLFLSIVAMAVAALVETKRKKTATKFGLLDSPKVPLPITFLWVALQYIFLGSADLFTLAGMMEFFFTEAPWSMRSLATALSWASLAMGYFLSTVLVSTINKVTGAFGSHTPWLLGANLNHYHLERFYWLMCALSGLNFVHFLFWANSYKYRCSTKPG